A region of the Mytilus edulis chromosome 11, xbMytEdul2.2, whole genome shotgun sequence genome:
cttaaataaacCATTTACAACACATGACCGGGTTATATGTATCTGAATTTCGAGTGTATTTTAGTCTAATCGCCTACTGATTAACCATCGGTTTGACCTCCAAAGACTATCGACTGTCGTTTAGCCTAATATAAAATATGACTTCGGTGGCCTTCGGGTTATTGTCTCTATGACAAATgccatatttccattctcaattttatataaatcgATACCAAACTCATGCAATTgaattttctaggtctgtttgagttCATATTATAGgtgaaacatatatttaaatcatcATTGTACCTGTATGTAAATAAGTTTATgaggatcgaatcagtcaatcaaatgatttactcTTGTTTCACTTTCGGTGTTgatattcttttccttttaataaccGAAGACGCTTAATTCATGTGTAACCAATCTCTAGCTAAGTGGtgaaattgaaggtcacatgcaAACGGATCCACTGAAGTCgaataattcacttgcaagtgaaaaattAATCAGCGATGTTTACCAGTTTATTGTATCATTATTAAATCATAGCTAAATGAGTTGTACATACTACAGTAACCGCTATAAGTATTTTGATACATTATTTTGATCACTGTGAACATCAAAAAGAtgttatatgattgccaataagacaactctccacaagagaccaaaattacaccaCAGAAATTAACACTTATAGATCccagtacggtcttcaacaatggccaaagcccatatcgcatagtcagatTGAAGGCCCCGcaattataatgtaaaatatttcaaatgagaaaacaagtcagtttgcttagtttcttctgtCATCAATCCGAGGTTGTGAATTCGAATCCTACACGTGGCAGGTGAATTTGACTCCAATCTATAATGagtaggattgtcagttttcatacCTACGATTGGTGGCTCTCTCCGGGCACTACAACTTCCTCGACCAATCAAATCTGACCGCCACTAATATCACAGTAGTGTTGGAGGTGGCGTTTACTTCCAATCAGTCAATATGTTTCCAATTCTAACATCGGAGTTTTACAGTGCATATTGCTGTGAGTTTTTATATTCCACATTGACTGcatgtataggggagggttgatatatcacaaaatatgttaaaagctgtatttttgtgcctgtctcaagtcagcaACCTCTAGACTTTGTCAATcttgtgttttttaattttggttcatttgtatgtttcaaAGTTTTAAGCCCGGATGCGGGATTTCTCACCGCAACGAAGACCCGTCGGTGGCCTTGTGCTATTATctgatctatggtcgggtttttgtctctatGATAAAttcccgtttccattctctatttatggaatttctgttttatttttttctgttaaagatGAAATAAtctcaaaaatgtggtgcacacagAATAACCCGCTACTTGAAATTGTGCACGACATTTTGTTTaggttatttcaaatagacaaaaGTCGATATTATAGTCATTCGTTATAATTTActgttgttttcaaataagctgtacataaactaaataattgtatcGATTTCTGTAATTGtatcctttttttatttcgatataatcgctttttctcctattagttcaacagaaaaaaggacattcagaaaaatgtatgcttctttcaaaggcagattgtgagcgtaaatgaacggtgactccatttttttatttcatttttctattaggtataagcTAAAGTTcacttatagaaaaatataaagaatttattaaataaaaaaaaatgttttagacccgcgagcccccttaaggaataaattgtgaaaagaacGATGGTGActtcacggtcacatgacaacaTTATGTCAACGAGGTGATAGAAAAAACTTTCAACCATTCAAAAGACGTGTTACATGGTAATATTAGGATTTTTCTTGTTGGACTGCTGTCTCATTGGTATATTTTCCTATTCCGCTAATAAGCTGACTAATAGCTGGGAAACATAAAGGCGTAGTCTTCCAATAAAGTacctaatatttattataaacataGCAAATTTCTAATACAAACATTCAGCAAGATATATAGtctatataaaaagaaattatttaacaaGATCAATACCGCTTGTTAGAGTCAAAGTGTTATGTAATGTGTTAAGAAAAGTATTGATAAAATTTAGCAAAATCGGTTGCCAAGGAAACCAATTTGTTATTCAATTTCGGTAACCGCTATAGATTTTTACAACGTTACAAAATTGAAAGTTGATTATCATCAGACACTTGTAAGTTTAAGACATTGGATTACTACAATTACATAATGTACTCAAATAAATAACGCACAGCTAAAATGAATTtgctaatttttgtttttacgTTTTacctaaaaacaaatatttacaaacacCAAATATTCAAAAGATTTGAGATTTTTCTTCAACATGAACAAAATGGATAATATAATCAATAAGCGTTATCTGCAAAGCAACAatgatatatacaaatgtaacgTTTGTGGTTTCGAAGATATAATTACGACATCGTTGAAATCATGACACACATCTAATAAATTCACTGACGACGTTTAATTTGTATGGTGTAGAGTATGTCATAGTACATTTCTGGACAACATGAATACTTCTGTTCATTCCTAACAGCACTTGATCCGACTATCTCGTACTCGGGGTTTTCCCTGTAGTTGTCAAGCATCATATGCGGACTGACGACTGCCAACTCAATTTCATTTCCACTGTACGTCCAGGACCCGAACTTAAATTGACATTCGATAACATCGTCATTCTTCGTGCAGTTGTCAGTTTCATACTGGTTAACAGGAACGACaataacgtccccattctgacttATTACAGCATTTGGCTCGTATGATGGCTTTGGAATAGCACTGCAAAAAATCAGCATAGTGTTAACACAGTGTCAGTCAAAATGTATTGCAGACCGAACAGAAAATAAGtctcaataattacattagatgtatgtttcattataatactttattctgattggttaactgcgcatcacgtgttattccgtaagcaattgcattactcaaatacatttcattcatgataacacgtggtcccacaataaagtgcacaggtgaattaaacagaaacaatataaaattcgtgttttcttgatcatagctaaaaaatgtaagtataagtattgaatgcttctttttgtaacttaatagggttgtaaaagcgttgaccgtgcgcacatttagcgcttcatacaaaatgtatttcggtcaacgcttttacaccccaatgaatttacaaaaagaagcattcaatttttaaatgcAACGGGACCTTGTTTACCGACAGGGTAAGATTTCGCGAACAGCTTTCGTCTGCTACCTGTCACGTGATTTTAATCTATACTCAGCAGCTAATGTCAGGCACGCGTCAGAAACAGAAATTTGAATGTTGGTGCAGGGAAGATTTTTTGGAAAGAATTTGCATATTTACAATGGGGTCTATTTTTTGCACTTCTCCTTTTTTACCCACGAGTTCTAACCAGGATGCCCAATCTCTAAATCCAGACACTCATAACCAACGGCACTTTTGCTTATATTACTTACTTGTTGTATAGAACTAGATCTGGTGTCCATATGAGAGACATTGGAAGGTGGATTTTCGCTGGTGGTCCAGCCCAAGTCAATCTACGGTCATTCCAGTTCATCTGTGACCAAACCTGAATAAACATTCCTTTAGGATTCTGTAAATGACATGAAAAATTAATACTATAGAAGTTCGTTCTTTTgcaggattttatattttatttcttaaattaatgACGCGAATGTCAAATTCTAGTATCAACTATAACCTTGCAGTTCCCATCATTGATAATGCTTTCTGGATAACCGTTCTCAACTTTGATGATCGCGAAATAAGCGAAAATACCCCTTTGTGAAAGGCAATTCCGTCTTATCGTATCAAACGTTCTTGGTTAGGGATAAGACGATTATTAAACTTTTCTCTGATTGACGATTATAATGTTGTGAGAGAAGCGTGTAACCATAGTTTCAACTATTCAAAACCAATATCATTAAACTAAACCAAATATTCAGAAAACATCATGCTCTTTAATCTTTATATAAAATtgtacaaagaaagaaaaaaaaaactctgtTTAATAAAAAGACGAAATGACGTGGTCGTCATGAACTTACATAATCCATCTTTACGGGATTCAATGCATGTGTGATTTTAACAATTGGATGGTCAGTTGTTCCAGGGTAGGCATATTTGTTGTAATCCTTCAACACCTTTTTTATTGCTCCGTCTCCAGTGACATTAACAGTcccttttaaacaataaaaaaaaacaccataatatatttcttatgaatttttttcttaaatgcatAAGGTCAACAACCGGGGCCTCCATGGCCAAGTTGACTAAGTATAAGTAGTTCATCTATTTGTTAGTTCGAACCCCGTCTATATCTTAATTGACAGTGATTACCAGTTTACCCgtcgaaggtcggtggttctctGCGCTTTCCAAATGGGCGTCAAGATCGCTGACAGTATAATTCACAAaattcatttcggggccttttatagccgactatgcgatatggactttgctcattgttgaaggccgtacctttagttgttaatgtctgttattttggtctcttgtggagagttgtctcattgacaatcacaccacattttcttttttatatatatataatgcatgtACTTACAAAGGATGTGCATTCCGTATAGTAACGCGACTATTCTACTAAAGTACTTGGTATGCGATTTTTCAATAtatgacaaaacattttaatatagtGTTTATCTTACGTTTTTCAACTTATAGGTTGCATTCTGTAAATacagacaatgcaatttcccatagaaaCTCACTTTTAGAGGCTAAAACTGTGACACTTTTACGTTTCGTGCAAAATATTACCCCACAACAGAaaggctatggttttttttggaaaaaaaagtttgtttccagtttttggagaaaaaaatatttttgtttttgattctgagaaaaaaatattttttgtttcaccctcagctgccactatatctAATGCTAACATTGCAAGAAAAAAATGgctttcgacttgtcgcgaaaaaaatagattgtttttcgccgcaaaaaaaatttgtccagaaaaaaaaaacatagcccccaccccccagaaaatcaaatggttgctgcctaatgatATATTGACTATCGtataatgtccagtggcaaacactTCATGCATACTAATGCAACCTATGAATTCTCCTCAAAGAAGTGATACCACGAAGACAGCGTGCAACTCTGTTTGAACACAAGTCTTCCGATTAAGCGACACTTATTCCAGCTAATGACGTGGTAATGTGTTTACGTATTGATATTGATGCCCTTTACCATTCATTTAGCTGACAAAGCCAGTTTAGTTAGTATGCGACGTCATTACGCTGAACAAATGAATAGCAAGGGCATACAtgtacgatacagttacaggggaggtataATAacgacgttgctaacgtaaattgttattttcgcgacgtcaaactacgACTTACCGCAGTTTTCGACTGactttttatcattcaaactgatttaatttgaaaacgagtgcatgaacccctattttttaaaacgacattttgtttcattttgcagggagattatgtggaccaaattttataaaactgtaaatagtgcaatttttgtaattttgataaatatacagcaaaaaatgacgtttttttctcaattcatgaccatttgataaatatgagttatttctgaataataaatgcatacatttttaggagacttataaaatacagaaatttcaaattatttaataaaaacaatttgtaattatctattaaaataaaaaagttatgactTTCTTTCGAAAGCGAAAATACGgtcacaaatccgaattttgaggaaatatacaaaatttagacctcatttaactcaaaaagtagcacatgcaggtatattttttattacatatttgattgaatcaggcaaaaaatagcctatatgcaaattttcatcaaactttaaatacgggatcaagactgtatcgtatgcccttaaccaATAATGagattttatcctgcaattgggtgttctactatacagacacagccctacagatatcgctatgctggatctgtatactatacagatatcgctttaaagctccgcccactgccgaactgagtattgtatgaacctgcgtgacctcagaatgtgtattgcagttgcattccaatgaggTACTAATTTACGATTACTTTTATatgttctgtttgttttcaaacatttctttggagcaataagaatcacaccaattttctgataacatacaaaCATGAACAGCAGTAttttctacgatgacaactatcgatttcaaaacttgaatgtgtatgattgtgtaacaaaataaaccatgtcaatttcagcatgcatgtttagtgagtgtcgagtctgaagcgtaggacaactcgtacactcctgtttcaaattggacaatgttttgttatttgtatttaCTGTGGAAATTATTTGTTATGTTAAAacagataattattcaccttgagcgatgtattattttTGACCATTCGggattctttttttgcgaaccgtcttcagctgaatgtgtgattactgttATCGTATTACTATACGGGCCTCAAGGggtttcaaatcgaaaataaatgcaaaacatgtgttttttgtgtctttcaaaacacacataatatacagaattaattgcaggataaagacaataactgtttagtgtctttaaatatcagctgtatttgtactcagctcgaaacaggtgtagtagctcgttaaaagctcgcatacaccttgtttcctagcctcgtacaaatacagctgatttttaaagacactaaacagttattgtctatttacAGACCAGTATGGAGATGCCACGATAAGCGAAACTCCATTATTGCTAAATATCGAAATTTTCGAGAAAAACTCAGATAGAAACTATCTATGAAATTATTTGGAGTATCAAACGACAAACTAAATCAAACATCATATGGCTCAACTGGTGTTTTTTTAATATCAGGATCTCTGACAAACAATTTGAAATGTTACtgtatacaatgattgatttttgTAAAGTTCACACCTTGTAAGTTACTGTGTGCAATGATTGATTGTTGTAAAGTTCACACCAAGTGTAAGTTACTGTATACAATGATTGATTGTTGTAAAGTTCAAACCAAGTGTAAGTTACTGTATACAATGATTGATTGTTGTAAAGTTCACACCAAGTGTAAGTTACTGTATACAATGATTGATTGTTGTAAAGTTCACACCTTGTAAGTTACTGTATGCAATGATTGATTGTTGTAAAGTTCACATCAAGTGTAAGTTACtgtatacaatgattgatttttgTAAAGTTCACACCAAGTGTAAGTTACTGTATACAATGATTGATTCTTGTAAAGTTCACATCAAGTGTAAGTTATTGTATACAATGATTGATTGTTGTAAAGTTCACACCAAGTGTAAGTTACTGTATGCAATGGTTGATTGTTGTACAATTCACACCAAGTGTAAGTTACTGTATACAATGATTGATTGTTGTAAAGTTCACATCAAGTGGCAAACATATGATGCAGTCAGAAGGCAACAAAACCCAATCAATTCAAAAGGGATGCAGGGCTTGAACTTGCTTTTTCATTAGAAATAGAGCTTATTGTGATAAATTTGGTGAGGGCACAACTGATAATTTCAAGAAACCACTTGCAGACCCTAAATGAGTTACTGCAAAAGTCCCTTCTCGCTGCATCGGAATAAACGTCCATTTTCAAATAGACGTGGCTAcgtatttataaatctatatcCAAACTATTTTAATATGGGATTTTTTGTCGGCGAGtgaaaaatatatcttaataGGTCTGTTAATCATTAATTAAAACTGTCAATAGTCCAACATGGCGTACTCACAAAATACGTGAAATTTATCATTAACCCTGTGAAAATTATTAGCGAATTATAGTGAActataaatagaatgaaattcaaaacagtgtggctgtggccattgattgacacattaaattcatccattgactgggacaatttacgtgaacatttgtctgtaacgaccactgttcacgacgtacctacgatagacatttaaactgtggggtcaccaaaggtttcttaacgcctttaattataaaataattcgaaaaattaatcaggaataacctttatgtgttgatttatataattgatatattaaatcaaaacatcgtgttgtttctgattaatttttcgaattactttattaaggtgttgagaaccttccgtgaccccatagtttaagtgtctttaaaaagtacatagtgagcagtggtcattacatacaaacgttcacctaaattgtccccgtcaatggatgaatttgatgtgtcaatcaatggccacagccacactgttttgaatttcattctaataaaCACATATGCCTTTAAATTCAAATATCTTCTGCATTTCAATCGTTTGAAATGCTCAATTACAAATACATCTGAGAAATTAATCAGTTACACTTTTAAACGACGCTTGCTTACAGTCAGGAAATTATACTTTTTttgaatattgaataaatttaaaatatgtgttaTATTACATAACATCTACAAATGCATAACATATTTACTTACCAGAAACTATTTCAGAAACGCacaaaatgaaaattgtaaagtAAATCATTCCCATCTTCCTTGTTTGATCGCCACACAAAAGATGAAGTCTGTATGATTCTCAAAATGCCTAATTCAAAAATCGATTCTGCCGCCGACCTCGTTGAATAAGTTTGGAAGCAGCTGATTAAATACACTGCCGACCTGGCTGTTATAGGGGAAATAAATTCGGAGGAGCAAATCAAATTTGTTTATTGGTGAATACGTCAAACAAtcgaattttataaaaatctgcaTCTAATTAAGACGATTCGTGCATTGtgtaattatatttattaaacCGTTCTTAAAAATGAACTTTTTTCATAGTATTTATGCTGTTTAATATTTTATACtatcgcaaaaaaaaaaaaaaaaaagaatggaaatggggaatggaataagaatggaaatgggttaTTTTGTCTGAGgtcagagagacaacaactcgaAAAAAGAAAAGAGCCGAAGGAAAcaaatgcagtggcggatccaggggtggGGGTTCCggagggttggaaccccccttttttttggcagatcaatgcatttgaatggggacatatagttgaaaCCCCCCTTTGTCCTTGGTTGggaatccccctttttaaaatggctggatccgccactggaatgGGACCTCAATACGGCGAAAAAATCCCGCACCATgaggtgtgcttcagctggctcctaaacaaaaatatgtactagttcagtggcaatgaacgccatattaaactccgaattatataattatataaaagaaactaaaaaaaaaagaaactaaaaaaaaataaaaaaatagagaatgttATTTAAAAGTAAGAAGTCATGATTAATTTTAGTCAATTCAGAGAAAAATTCTGCATTAACTGTTGCTGTATTGTCGGAGGAAAAAACtagtttctttatatttattatttatatattttttgtttaaataatatcgCTCTATTTTTAGTTCTCTCATTTGTTCGAATTTACAGACGCTAATTTGTTTTCTATTAACGCAATGCATCTTTATCCAAatacaaatgatttaaaaaaaaaacggactAACAATGAGAACGGCTGTTTTATGGGAAATGTTTTCTTAtggttttgtttgtgaaatgtTTTTTGTGTATGCATTCATATAATTTAACGTAGACTTAttgttaaggaggctcgagggtacaaaaatttcaccaaaatttaaacaatttatttaaactcatcggtgacctatattttttgaATGCCCTTTCCTAAACCTGGcttaattaacaaaaaatgtatgcttttttcaaaggcagattgtgagcttaaatgaacggtgacctcatttttttattttatttttctataaagtatatgataaagttcatttatagaaaaaaatagcgaaatgttatatataaaaataatatttatacccGTGAGACCCCTTAAGAATATATGACAATTAATATTTGTCACAATATAAAAGACCTCAaatttttccaacaaattgtACCATGACaaaccaattttaaaaaatatatacaagaaacttttttttatttattgtatgcAAAGAAAGTGTTGATTTCGCTTTCGaagtaaaagagaggcaaaatataaagaaaggatCTCATAGTGCCATAATTAAAACACAGAATATAAAACACACCATAGATACTTAAAGACTGGTCAATAC
Encoded here:
- the LOC139495177 gene encoding neuronal acetylcholine receptor subunit alpha-10-like gives rise to the protein MGMIYFTIFILCVSEIVSGTVNVTGDGAIKKVLKDYNKYAYPGTTDHPIVKITHALNPVKMDYNPKGMFIQVWSQMNWNDRRLTWAGPPAKIHLPMSLIWTPDLVLYNNAIPKPSYEPNAVISQNGDVIVVPVNQYETDNCTKNDDVIECQFKFGSWTYSGNEIELAVVSPHMMLDNYRENPEYEIVGSSAVRNEQKYSCCPEMYYDILYTIQIKRRQ